The Alphaproteobacteria bacterium genome contains a region encoding:
- a CDS encoding Wzz/FepE/Etk N-terminal domain-containing protein: MSEQGRVVVNDARDGELDLGAVGRALMRKKWWVLGPALAVAALTFVGVNLVTPKFKSEARALIEGRENVFMRPVAEQNSMERDRTVDQEAVTSQVQLALSRDLARQVIKQLKLGELPEFDSTLRGVSLIRYSLGFLGLAKDPLSMTPEERVLESYYDRLSVFQVDKSRVIAIEFQSADPDLAAKVANTVAENYLAFQQVARQEQTRAAGRWLGGEIDVLRKRVAEAEAKVEEFRAKTNLFIGPNGTTLSSQTLGESNRDLAAARSQKADLEAKAKFIRDVLKRGAAVEYSDMINSELIRRLNEQRVTLRAQLAEQSSTLLDGHPRIKELKAQITDLDRQIRDEAARLARSFDNDARIAGARLESLQNSLDQLKQQAASTNGQDVELRALEREAKAQRDLLESYLAKYRETTARDSLSAPGDARIISRALVSNTPYFPKKLPIVLVATLAALFIAAGFITTGELLAGNVYRAGTLVESAAEPVVRAAPVVGGAPVATAAEETAPKRSWLPRGFIRAKAAPAPDKTGPVVTRPVAPATASDEPAKEVTVDDLAAALREAGEGGKRVAVISAAPGNGATLTAVALARTLAKSSRVVMVDLALENPELASITLDPRAPGIADLVHGAASFGQIITRDRISRVQVVPAGRVGGDAAMVFMSERLSMAMDALSRAYDHVVIDAGAAPYVPADRIAKLASCGVLVAGDAKQDAVNAMRDQLANAGFSDIAVFTGTAPALDAESLGNVAA, translated from the coding sequence ATGAGTGAACAGGGCCGCGTGGTGGTGAACGACGCGAGAGACGGAGAGCTGGATCTCGGCGCCGTCGGCCGCGCGCTGATGCGCAAGAAGTGGTGGGTGCTGGGGCCGGCGCTCGCGGTCGCGGCGCTCACGTTTGTCGGCGTCAACCTCGTCACTCCGAAATTCAAGTCCGAAGCCCGCGCCCTGATCGAGGGGCGCGAGAATGTCTTCATGCGGCCGGTCGCCGAGCAGAACTCGATGGAGCGCGACCGCACGGTCGACCAGGAGGCGGTGACCAGCCAGGTGCAGCTCGCGCTCTCGCGCGATCTCGCCCGTCAGGTGATCAAGCAGCTCAAGCTCGGGGAGCTTCCCGAATTCGATTCGACGCTGCGCGGCGTATCGTTGATCCGCTATTCGCTCGGCTTCCTCGGCCTCGCCAAGGATCCGCTCAGCATGACGCCCGAGGAGCGCGTGCTGGAATCGTACTACGACCGGCTCTCGGTCTTCCAGGTCGACAAGTCGCGCGTCATCGCGATCGAATTTCAGTCGGCTGATCCGGATCTTGCCGCCAAGGTCGCCAATACAGTTGCCGAGAACTATCTCGCCTTCCAGCAAGTCGCGCGCCAGGAGCAGACTCGCGCCGCCGGCCGCTGGCTCGGCGGCGAGATCGACGTCCTTCGCAAGCGCGTGGCGGAGGCCGAGGCGAAGGTCGAGGAATTCCGCGCCAAGACCAATCTGTTCATCGGCCCCAACGGCACCACGCTCTCGAGCCAGACGCTCGGCGAATCGAATCGCGATCTCGCGGCTGCGCGCTCGCAGAAGGCCGACCTCGAGGCGAAGGCGAAGTTCATCCGCGACGTGCTGAAGCGTGGCGCGGCGGTCGAATACTCCGACATGATCAATTCGGAGCTGATCCGCAGGCTCAACGAGCAGCGCGTGACACTGCGCGCACAGCTCGCCGAGCAATCCTCGACGCTGCTTGATGGCCATCCGCGCATCAAGGAGTTGAAGGCGCAGATTACCGACCTCGATCGCCAGATTCGCGACGAAGCGGCCCGCCTTGCCCGCTCGTTCGACAACGATGCGCGCATCGCCGGTGCGCGGCTCGAATCGCTGCAGAACTCGCTCGATCAGCTCAAGCAACAGGCCGCATCGACCAACGGTCAGGACGTCGAACTGCGCGCACTCGAGCGCGAAGCGAAGGCCCAGCGCGATCTACTCGAATCCTATCTCGCAAAATACCGGGAGACGACTGCGCGCGACAGCCTGTCCGCGCCGGGCGACGCGCGCATCATTTCGCGGGCACTCGTGTCGAACACGCCGTATTTCCCGAAGAAGCTGCCGATCGTGCTGGTGGCGACGCTGGCTGCCCTGTTCATCGCGGCGGGCTTCATCACGACCGGCGAACTTCTGGCGGGTAACGTCTACCGCGCCGGCACTCTCGTTGAATCGGCGGCCGAGCCGGTCGTGCGAGCTGCGCCGGTTGTAGGAGGCGCACCGGTCGCGACGGCTGCAGAGGAAACGGCGCCCAAGCGGAGCTGGCTGCCCAGGGGCTTTATCCGCGCCAAGGCCGCGCCGGCGCCGGATAAAACCGGGCCGGTCGTGACCCGGCCTGTCGCCCCGGCCACCGCATCGGACGAGCCCGCCAAGGAAGTCACCGTCGATGATCTGGCCGCCGCGTTGCGCGAAGCAGGCGAGGGCGGCAAGCGTGTCGCCGTCATCAGTGCCGCCCCGGGCAACGGAGCAACGCTGACCGCCGTGGCGCTGGCGCGCACGCTCGCAAAGAGCTCACGCGTCGTCATGGTCGATCTTGCGCTGGAAAACCCTGAGCTTGCCTCGATTACGCTCGATCCGCGGGCACCCGGCATCGCCGATCTCGTCCACGGCGCGGCCTCGTTCGGTCAGATCATCACGCGGGACCGGATCTCCCGCGTGCAGGTCGTACCTGCAGGACGCGTCGGTGGCGATGCCGCGATGGTCTTCATGTCGGAGCGGCTGAGCATGGCGATGGATGCGTTGTCCCGTGCCTATGATCATGTCGTCATCGATGCAGGTGCTGCGCCCTACGTTCCCGCCGATCGCATCGCAAAGCTCGCATCGTGCGGTGTGCTGGTTGCGGGCGACGCCAAGCAGGACGCCGTCAACGCCATGCGTGACCAGCTCGCGAACGCCGGGTTCAGCGACATTGCGGTATTCACCGGAACGGCGCCGGCGCTCGATGCCGAAAGCTTAGGCAACGTCGCGGCCTAA
- a CDS encoding polysaccharide deacetylase family protein: MAGLKKLVLRTGMEALYFSGAHHLLRPLIGGVGAILTLHHVRPPRADAFQPNRLLEVSPQFLEGVIRELRRSEIDIVTLDEMHRRLKEQDFRRRFVCLTFDDGYRDNARYALPILRKYDAPFAIYIPTSFPDRAGELWWLTLEAAIARVSRLALVMNGKDRRYDCHSVEAKYELFEHIYWWLRSLDSEDELRKAVRDLGARYGVDSAAICNELCMAWEEIGEVARDPLATIGAHTVNHVMLKKAAADDAVRSEMQLSAATIEAALGKRPMHFSYPVGDRTSAGPREFRIAAEVGFKTAVTTRPGVLFPEHAAHLTALPRISLNGEYQQRRYARVLLSGAATALWNGFRRVDAA, translated from the coding sequence TTGGCTGGATTGAAGAAGCTCGTTCTGCGGACCGGGATGGAGGCGCTCTACTTCTCGGGCGCGCATCACCTGTTGCGCCCGCTCATCGGTGGTGTTGGCGCAATCCTCACGCTTCACCATGTGCGCCCGCCGCGCGCGGACGCGTTCCAGCCCAACCGGCTGCTCGAGGTCTCTCCGCAATTTCTTGAGGGTGTGATCCGCGAATTGCGGCGCTCCGAGATCGATATCGTGACGCTGGACGAAATGCACCGCCGGCTCAAGGAGCAGGATTTCCGGCGCCGCTTCGTGTGTCTGACGTTCGACGATGGGTATCGCGACAACGCGCGCTATGCGTTGCCGATCCTGCGAAAATACGACGCGCCATTCGCAATCTATATCCCGACCAGCTTTCCGGATCGCGCGGGAGAATTATGGTGGCTGACCCTCGAAGCCGCGATCGCGCGCGTGAGCCGGCTTGCGCTGGTCATGAATGGCAAGGATCGGCGCTATGACTGCCATTCTGTCGAAGCGAAATACGAGCTGTTCGAGCATATCTACTGGTGGCTGCGCAGTCTCGACAGCGAAGACGAACTGCGCAAGGCAGTGCGCGATCTCGGTGCGCGCTACGGTGTCGACAGCGCCGCGATCTGCAACGAGCTGTGCATGGCCTGGGAGGAGATCGGCGAGGTTGCGCGCGACCCGCTCGCAACGATCGGCGCGCACACCGTCAATCACGTGATGCTGAAGAAGGCAGCGGCCGATGACGCGGTGCGCAGCGAGATGCAGCTGAGCGCCGCGACCATCGAGGCAGCGCTTGGCAAGCGGCCGATGCACTTCAGCTATCCTGTAGGGGACCGCACCTCCGCGGGCCCGCGGGAATTCCGGATTGCCGCCGAGGTGGGGTTCAAGACCGCCGTCACGACGAGGCCGGGCGTGCTGTTTCCGGAGCACGCCGCCCACTTGACCGCGCTGCCGCGTATTTCGCTCAACGGCGAGTATCAGCAGCGGCGCTATGCGCGCGTGCTGCTCTCGGGTGCGGCGACGGCGCTCTGGAATGGCTTCCGCCGCGTCGACGCAGCCTAG
- a CDS encoding DUF2842 domain-containing protein: MRIRTRKLIGTIGLLLLVTVWALLAMAFAQFALRAQSGLVVLLFYAIAGLGWILPAMPLVSWMSRPDRA, from the coding sequence ATGCGTATCCGCACGCGCAAGCTGATCGGAACTATCGGGTTGCTCTTGCTGGTCACGGTGTGGGCACTGCTCGCGATGGCCTTCGCGCAATTTGCGCTGCGTGCGCAAAGTGGGCTCGTCGTTTTGCTGTTCTATGCGATCGCCGGCCTTGGCTGGATTCTGCCCGCCATGCCGCTGGTAAGCTGGATGTCGCGTCCCGACCGCGCGTAG
- a CDS encoding COX15/CtaA family protein → MDLIERRQRAIRLWLYAVALLIFAMVLVGGATRLTESGLSIVEWKPVTGALPPLNDAAWQAEFDKYKTIPQFRHLNSGMTLGEFKTIFWWEWTHRLMGRLIGAAFLLPFLWFLMKGWITPGLRWRLWSVFGLGALQGAVGWWMVASGLAERVEVSQYRLATHLILACVILAATLWTAVGMRERASIEAPPRIRATAFTLLGLVLLQIYFGALVAGLRAGLIYNTWPLIDGSLIPDAAQLAHETPLWRNFFENTLTVQFMHRMTAYALWVLALLHAMDVIRNTRGPAVTHALALAALVTIQAVLGILTLVHQVPIGLALMHQAGAVLVLTLAVVHVQRLIPRHHGVANNKRLTAAGAKT, encoded by the coding sequence ATGGACCTCATCGAACGCCGCCAACGCGCGATCCGGCTGTGGCTTTACGCCGTCGCCTTGTTGATCTTTGCGATGGTGCTGGTCGGCGGCGCGACGCGGCTCACCGAATCCGGTCTTTCGATCGTCGAATGGAAACCGGTGACCGGTGCGCTGCCGCCGCTGAACGACGCCGCCTGGCAAGCGGAGTTCGACAAGTACAAGACCATCCCGCAATTCCGGCATCTCAACAGCGGAATGACGCTTGGCGAGTTCAAGACGATCTTCTGGTGGGAATGGACGCATCGGCTGATGGGGCGGCTGATCGGCGCCGCATTTCTGCTGCCGTTCCTGTGGTTCCTGATGAAGGGATGGATCACTCCCGGATTGCGCTGGCGGCTGTGGTCGGTCTTTGGCCTCGGCGCGCTGCAAGGCGCGGTCGGCTGGTGGATGGTCGCGTCCGGTCTCGCCGAGCGCGTGGAAGTCTCGCAATACCGGCTCGCGACGCATCTCATCCTTGCCTGCGTGATACTTGCTGCGACTCTCTGGACCGCGGTGGGGATGCGCGAGCGGGCCTCCATCGAGGCGCCGCCGCGTATCCGCGCAACAGCATTTACATTGCTCGGGCTGGTGCTGCTGCAGATCTATTTTGGCGCCCTGGTCGCGGGTTTGCGTGCAGGCCTGATCTACAACACCTGGCCGCTGATCGACGGCAGCTTGATTCCCGACGCGGCCCAACTCGCGCATGAAACGCCGCTGTGGCGGAATTTCTTCGAGAATACGCTGACCGTGCAATTCATGCACCGAATGACCGCCTATGCGCTGTGGGTCCTGGCACTCCTGCATGCGATGGACGTTATACGGAACACGCGTGGCCCAGCGGTGACCCACGCGCTCGCGCTGGCCGCGCTCGTCACAATCCAGGCCGTGCTCGGCATCCTGACCCTCGTTCATCAAGTGCCGATCGGCCTCGCGCTCATGCATCAGGCCGGCGCGGTCCTCGTTCTGACCCTCGCAGTCGTTCACGTGCAACGGCTCATTCCGCGCCATCACGGCGTTGCGAATAACAAGCGGCTGACCGCCGCGGGAGCCAAAACATGA
- a CDS encoding enoyl-CoA hydratase/isomerase family protein: protein MIAITERDGVAIVTLAHGKANALDTEFCAALTKAFVKLKSAKARAVVLTGQERMFSAGVNLIRARDGGPRYIRKFLPVLNKMFDTVFYFEKPVVAAINGHAIAGGCVLACCADMRVMGREAGRIGITELLVGLPFPALAFEVMRFVAMAPDLPALLYTGETFPPPDAIDRGLIDEIVEPSVLLDRAVETAQRLAALSPQAFAATKQQLRLDVTDRMKKHGRRIDAAATKIWASPKATETIREYVAKTLKK, encoded by the coding sequence ATGATCGCAATCACCGAGCGCGACGGCGTCGCCATCGTCACGCTGGCGCACGGCAAGGCCAACGCGCTGGACACGGAGTTCTGTGCCGCGCTCACCAAGGCATTCGTGAAGCTCAAGAGCGCGAAGGCGCGCGCGGTCGTGCTGACCGGGCAGGAGCGCATGTTCTCGGCCGGCGTCAACCTGATCCGCGCGCGCGACGGCGGGCCACGCTACATCCGCAAATTCCTCCCCGTGCTGAACAAGATGTTCGACACGGTGTTCTATTTCGAAAAGCCGGTTGTCGCCGCCATCAACGGCCACGCCATCGCGGGCGGGTGCGTGCTCGCCTGCTGCGCCGACATGAGGGTGATGGGGCGCGAAGCGGGACGCATCGGCATCACCGAGCTGCTGGTCGGTTTGCCGTTTCCGGCGCTCGCGTTCGAGGTGATGCGCTTCGTCGCGATGGCGCCCGACCTGCCGGCGCTGCTCTACACCGGTGAGACGTTTCCGCCGCCCGACGCGATCGATCGCGGCCTGATCGACGAGATCGTGGAGCCTTCCGTGCTGCTCGATCGCGCTGTCGAAACCGCACAGCGGCTTGCGGCGCTCTCGCCGCAAGCCTTCGCGGCGACCAAGCAGCAGCTCCGCCTCGACGTCACCGACCGCATGAAGAAGCACGGCCGCCGCATCGACGCCGCCGCGACCAAGATCTGGGCCTCGCCGAAGGCGACCGAGACGATCCGGGAGTATGTGGCGAAGACGCTGAAGAAGTAA
- a CDS encoding O-acetylhomoserine aminocarboxypropyltransferase, translating to MTEDRTPGFNTLAIHAGAQPDPTTGARATPIYQTTSFVFDDVDHAASLFGLQAFGNIYTRIGNPTNAVLEERVAALEGGTAGLAVASGHAAQVLVMQALMMPGDELVASKKLYGGSINQFNHAFKSFGWNVVWADPDDNSTFERAISPKTKAIFIESIANPGGVITDIEAVANIARKAGVPLIVDNTLATPYLCKPFEHGADIVVHSLTKFLGGHGNSIGGMIVDGGTFNWSREGRYPMLSDPRPEYNGIVLHETFGNFAFAIACRVLGLRDLGPALSPFNAFLILTGIETLALRMQRHCDNAQTVATWLAEQKNVAWVSYPGLPTDRYHNLAKKYVPKGAGAVFTFGLKGGYEAGVKLVSNVKLFSHLANIGDTRSLIIHPASTTHRQLSDAQKVQAGAGPDVVRLSIGLEDTDDIIGDLDQALAAA from the coding sequence ATGACCGAAGACCGCACGCCCGGATTCAACACACTCGCCATTCACGCCGGCGCGCAACCGGACCCGACCACCGGCGCGCGCGCAACGCCGATCTACCAGACGACCTCGTTCGTGTTCGACGACGTCGATCACGCGGCCTCGCTGTTCGGGCTGCAGGCCTTCGGCAACATTTACACGCGCATCGGCAACCCCACGAACGCCGTGCTGGAAGAGCGTGTCGCCGCGCTCGAAGGCGGTACCGCCGGGCTCGCGGTCGCGTCCGGTCACGCCGCGCAGGTGCTGGTGATGCAGGCGCTGATGATGCCGGGGGACGAGCTCGTCGCCTCCAAGAAGCTCTACGGCGGTTCGATCAACCAGTTCAATCATGCGTTCAAGAGCTTCGGCTGGAACGTGGTGTGGGCCGACCCGGACGACAATTCGACCTTCGAACGCGCGATCTCGCCGAAGACCAAGGCGATCTTCATCGAGTCGATCGCCAACCCGGGCGGCGTCATCACCGACATCGAGGCGGTCGCGAACATCGCGCGCAAGGCCGGCGTGCCGCTGATCGTCGACAATACGCTCGCGACGCCGTACCTGTGCAAGCCGTTCGAGCACGGCGCCGACATCGTGGTGCACTCGCTCACCAAATTTTTGGGCGGTCACGGCAACTCGATCGGCGGCATGATCGTCGACGGCGGCACGTTCAACTGGTCGCGCGAGGGCCGCTATCCGATGCTCTCCGACCCGCGCCCGGAATATAACGGCATCGTGCTGCACGAGACCTTCGGCAACTTCGCTTTCGCGATCGCCTGCCGCGTGCTCGGACTGCGCGACCTTGGACCCGCACTCTCGCCGTTCAACGCGTTCCTGATCCTCACCGGCATCGAGACGCTCGCGTTGCGCATGCAGCGCCACTGCGACAACGCGCAGACGGTCGCGACGTGGCTCGCCGAGCAGAAGAACGTCGCATGGGTGAGCTACCCCGGCCTGCCGACCGACCGCTATCACAATCTTGCAAAGAAATACGTGCCGAAGGGTGCGGGCGCCGTCTTCACTTTCGGCCTGAAGGGCGGCTACGAGGCGGGCGTGAAGCTCGTGTCGAACGTGAAGCTGTTCTCGCATCTTGCGAACATCGGCGACACGCGCTCGCTGATCATCCACCCGGCCTCCACCACACACCGCCAGCTTTCCGACGCGCAGAAGGTCCAGGCGGGCGCCGGTCCGGACGTGGTGCGGCTCTCGATCGGGCTGGAAGACACCGACGACATCATCGGCGATCTCGATCAGGCGCTGGCGGCGGCGTAG
- a CDS encoding CoA-binding protein, which translates to MNHDDYDDSYIRGILNTVKTIAMVGASAKDNRPSYFAFKYLAERGYTMIPINPGLAGKELLGRKIYGRLSEVPEPIDMVDIFRASRYALPVVQEALTLDPKPRVIWMQLSVRNDEAASLAEADGMKVVMNRCPKIEYGRLSSEIGWLGINSRTLSSKRAQLSGKGVQRMSLNRATLAGGSIARVVPEGEKTS; encoded by the coding sequence ATGAATCACGACGATTACGACGACAGCTATATCCGCGGCATCCTCAACACCGTGAAGACCATTGCGATGGTCGGCGCGTCCGCCAAGGACAACCGGCCGAGCTATTTCGCGTTCAAGTATCTCGCCGAGCGCGGCTACACCATGATCCCGATCAATCCGGGGCTCGCCGGCAAGGAACTGCTCGGGCGCAAGATCTACGGCCGCCTCTCCGAGGTGCCCGAGCCGATCGATATGGTCGATATCTTCCGCGCATCCAGATATGCACTTCCGGTCGTGCAGGAGGCGCTGACGCTTGATCCGAAGCCGCGGGTCATCTGGATGCAGCTTTCCGTGCGCAACGACGAGGCCGCATCGCTCGCGGAAGCGGACGGCATGAAGGTGGTGATGAACCGCTGCCCAAAGATCGAATACGGCCGGCTGTCCTCCGAAATCGGCTGGCTCGGGATCAATTCGCGCACGTTGAGCTCGAAGCGCGCCCAGCTCTCGGGCAAGGGCGTGCAGCGCATGTCGCTCAACCGGGCGACGCTTGCGGGTGGCAGCATCGCGCGCGTTGTGCCCGAGGGCGAAAAAACCAGCTAG
- a CDS encoding pyridoxamine 5'-phosphate oxidase family protein, protein MTDNFEVVFTPAAQRAQAERGSVSAYARAKDEGFPDRVTPELAAFIADQDTAFLGTASADGAPYIQHRGGPKGFIKVLDEKTLGFADYRGNRQYITLGNLSENDRAFLFLIDFSRRQRIKLWGRARMVEDDGDLIEKLFDQNYKARPERVILFTIEAWNANCSQHITARLSEPEIEGLFAPLQQQMAALQAENARLRAALAEREKAIS, encoded by the coding sequence ATGACCGACAATTTCGAGGTCGTCTTCACCCCCGCGGCGCAGCGAGCGCAGGCCGAGCGCGGCTCGGTGAGCGCCTATGCCCGGGCGAAGGACGAAGGCTTCCCGGACCGGGTGACGCCGGAGCTTGCCGCCTTCATCGCCGACCAGGACACGGCTTTTCTCGGCACGGCCTCGGCCGACGGGGCCCCCTACATTCAGCATCGGGGTGGGCCCAAGGGCTTCATCAAGGTCCTAGACGAGAAAACGCTCGGATTCGCCGACTATCGGGGTAACCGCCAGTACATCACCCTCGGAAACCTGTCGGAAAACGACCGTGCCTTCCTGTTTTTGATCGATTTCTCGCGCCGGCAGCGCATCAAGCTGTGGGGCCGCGCCCGGATGGTCGAGGACGACGGCGATCTGATCGAGAAGCTGTTCGACCAGAACTACAAGGCCCGCCCCGAGCGGGTGATCCTGTTCACGATCGAGGCCTGGAACGCGAATTGCTCCCAGCACATCACGGCCCGGCTGTCGGAGCCCGAAATCGAGGGGCTTTTCGCGCCCCTTCAGCAGCAGATGGCCGCCCTTCAAGCCGAAAATGCCCGCCTGCGGGCGGCTTTGGCGGAGCGGGAGAAAGCCATTTCTTAA
- a CDS encoding cysteine rich repeat-containing protein encodes MSLRFTLLVALSIVPTLALAQGTPQQRAACRPDVAKFCKGKGEDPGVLLGCLEDNKDKISEKCRKVIEEK; translated from the coding sequence ATGTCTCTGCGTTTTACTCTCCTTGTTGCGTTATCGATTGTTCCGACCCTCGCGCTAGCCCAAGGCACGCCGCAACAGCGCGCCGCGTGCCGGCCCGATGTCGCCAAGTTCTGCAAGGGCAAGGGCGAGGACCCGGGCGTGCTGCTCGGCTGCCTTGAGGACAACAAGGACAAGATCAGCGAAAAGTGCCGCAAAGTGATTGAGGAGAAATGA
- a CDS encoding enoyl-CoA hydratase, whose product MNAPVRTAPVLLRENLDSIAVLTLNRPDARNSLSEALIAALTGTLRDIANERAIRVVVLAANGPGFCAGHDMKEMTARRSDADRGRAYFKQLMDSCSTMMQAIVHLPKPVIAAVHGAASAAGCQLVASCDLAIASSAAKFATPGVNIGLFCSTPMVALSRNASRKHAMEMLLTGELISAEEGQRIGLVNRVVAPGTERDEALKMARQIASKSALTVKVGKEAFYRQLEMNLADAYRYASDVMVENMLARDAEEGIGAFIEKRTPNWEDR is encoded by the coding sequence ATGAACGCACCTGTCCGCACCGCGCCCGTGCTGCTGCGCGAGAACCTCGATAGCATCGCGGTGCTCACGCTCAATCGCCCGGACGCACGCAACAGCCTGTCGGAAGCGCTGATCGCCGCGCTGACCGGGACGCTGCGGGATATTGCCAATGAGCGGGCAATCCGGGTCGTCGTGCTCGCCGCGAATGGCCCGGGATTTTGCGCCGGACACGACATGAAGGAGATGACCGCGCGGCGCAGCGATGCGGATCGCGGCCGTGCTTACTTCAAGCAGCTGATGGATTCCTGCAGCACCATGATGCAGGCAATTGTGCATCTGCCAAAGCCGGTGATCGCCGCTGTGCATGGCGCTGCGAGCGCGGCGGGCTGCCAGCTTGTCGCAAGCTGCGACCTTGCGATCGCATCGAGCGCGGCGAAATTCGCAACGCCGGGTGTGAACATCGGGCTGTTCTGTTCCACGCCGATGGTCGCGCTGTCGCGCAATGCCTCACGCAAGCACGCCATGGAAATGTTGCTGACCGGCGAGTTGATCTCGGCCGAAGAGGGCCAGCGCATCGGGCTCGTCAATCGCGTGGTTGCGCCGGGGACCGAGCGCGATGAAGCGCTCAAAATGGCGCGGCAAATTGCCTCGAAGTCCGCGCTGACCGTGAAAGTCGGCAAGGAGGCATTCTATCGTCAGCTCGAGATGAATCTGGCCGACGCCTATCGCTATGCTTCCGACGTGATGGTCGAAAATATGCTCGCCCGCGATGCCGAGGAAGGAATCGGCGCCTTCATCGAAAAGCGGACCCCCAACTGGGAAGACCGCTGA
- a CDS encoding helix-turn-helix domain-containing protein, whose translation MSELKRSLILDAARKVFEADGLDGASLRAIAGAAGYTPAALYFHFDSKEAIYAEVLRGSLVNLGTAVSRATLRARTPAERLRAAAMAFFRYYDDNPRDLDLGFYLFRGGMKPHGLGKERDAVLNAALDLALHPIAEAAMALGTRRSEARILVADVFAHVSGLLLLAHTGRIRMFGASAPKLMERFIEAAIAALPRKPKK comes from the coding sequence GTGAGCGAACTGAAGCGCTCGCTGATCCTCGATGCGGCCCGCAAGGTGTTCGAGGCCGACGGACTCGATGGGGCATCGTTGCGCGCCATCGCAGGCGCGGCTGGCTACACGCCGGCGGCGCTCTATTTTCATTTCGACTCCAAGGAGGCGATCTATGCCGAGGTGCTGCGCGGCTCGCTGGTCAATCTCGGCACCGCGGTCAGCCGCGCGACGCTGCGCGCCAGAACACCGGCCGAGCGGCTGCGCGCCGCCGCGATGGCTTTTTTCCGCTACTATGACGACAACCCGCGCGATCTCGACCTCGGCTTCTATCTATTCCGCGGCGGAATGAAGCCGCACGGCCTCGGCAAGGAACGCGATGCGGTCCTCAACGCCGCCCTCGATCTCGCGCTGCACCCGATCGCCGAAGCCGCAATGGCGCTCGGCACGAGGCGCAGCGAAGCGCGCATTCTGGTGGCGGATGTGTTCGCTCACGTTTCGGGGCTGTTGCTCCTCGCGCATACCGGTCGGATCCGGATGTTCGGCGCCTCGGCGCCGAAGCTGATGGAGCGATTCATCGAAGCTGCGATCGCGGCCCTGCCCCGCAAGCCGAAGAAGTAG
- a CDS encoding crotonase/enoyl-CoA hydratase family protein, translated as MTIRIEKSGAVWTIVHDRPEARNAMDPKSADELTAAFLEFDAAEEASVAVFYGAGGAFCAGWDLKYVSTLNAEYPLGELDIPTAGWRQNGGEIPRGPLGPSRLELDKPVIAAIEGPAVAGGMELGLWCDLRVMAQGAYFGVYCRRWGVPLIDGGTVRLPRIVGQGRALEIILTGRKVPAEECLDIGLCEYVAPKGGARQKAEELAQEIARFPQVCVRADRRSAIKSHGLTVRDALIQEWYNGREALIKDGVAGAARFKDGLGRHGDFARIG; from the coding sequence ATGACGATCAGGATCGAGAAGAGCGGCGCGGTGTGGACAATCGTTCACGACCGGCCTGAAGCCCGCAACGCCATGGACCCGAAGAGCGCGGACGAGTTGACCGCCGCCTTTCTGGAGTTCGACGCCGCGGAGGAGGCATCCGTCGCGGTGTTCTACGGGGCGGGCGGCGCATTCTGCGCGGGCTGGGATCTCAAATACGTCAGCACATTGAATGCCGAATATCCGCTCGGTGAGCTCGATATTCCGACCGCCGGCTGGCGGCAGAACGGTGGGGAAATCCCGCGCGGGCCGCTCGGGCCCTCCCGCCTCGAGCTCGACAAGCCGGTGATCGCCGCAATCGAGGGCCCGGCCGTTGCCGGCGGCATGGAGCTCGGCCTGTGGTGCGATTTACGCGTAATGGCGCAGGGGGCCTACTTCGGCGTCTATTGCCGCCGCTGGGGCGTGCCGCTGATCGACGGCGGCACCGTGCGGCTGCCGCGCATCGTCGGGCAGGGGCGGGCGCTGGAAATCATTCTCACCGGCCGCAAGGTGCCGGCAGAGGAGTGCCTCGACATCGGCCTTTGCGAATACGTCGCGCCGAAGGGCGGGGCGCGGCAGAAGGCCGAGGAACTGGCGCAGGAGATCGCGCGCTTCCCGCAGGTCTGCGTGCGCGCCGACCGCCGCTCGGCGATCAAGAGCCACGGCCTCACCGTTCGCGACGCGCTGATCCAGGAGTGGTACAACGGCCGCGAAGCGCTGATCAAAGACGGCGTCGCCGGTGCGGCCCGCTTCAAGGACGGGCTCGGCCGCCACGGGGATTTTGCGCGTATCGGCTAG